One Acetobacterium sp. KB-1 DNA segment encodes these proteins:
- the rpsT gene encoding 30S ribosomal protein S20, protein MANIKSAMKRAKTNEISRLRNKMVKTNLKTSVKTFDLAVTEGNVEAAQEAFRLAAKKIDMAVTKGVLHKNTAARKKSTLARILNKMTA, encoded by the coding sequence ATGGCTAACATTAAATCGGCTATGAAACGAGCTAAAACAAATGAAATCAGTCGTCTGCGAAATAAGATGGTGAAAACTAATCTTAAGACTTCTGTAAAAACCTTTGATCTTGCAGTTACTGAAGGTAACGTAGAAGCAGCGCAAGAAGCTTTTCGTTTAGCAGCAAAGAAAATTGATATGGCTGTTACAAAAGGTGTTTTACATAAAAACACTGCAGCACGTAAAAAAAGTACTTTGGCTAGAATCTTAAACAAGATGACTGCTTAA
- the holA gene encoding DNA polymerase III subunit delta, which produces MNYKELSKSVKNKEISPVYLFTGPEQYIGHMMEKTLIGTEIAKGLEPLNLTTYSDKNVDVSELLATCETLPMMSNKRMVIIREEAQLDKITDKKALDRITAYLEKPSPSTLLIIYWEQPDKRKKLYKSLTKAGSLVVFEKLDASDLTAWITRRIKNAGKKISRSELELFMQRSMYLMNEKKTMEMVDNELNSLIDYTGDRNEITREDILLILPQSTEEGIFKLIDYAVSGQKDQALLMLNHFYLEGESPFGVFSLLLRQIRMLLMVKIYNARGLSAKAVATEMKLAPFIVNKILKNGKNYPINNLWEVMVIGADLDAQMKLGEIDQNFALELFLMKIR; this is translated from the coding sequence GTGAATTATAAAGAACTAAGTAAAAGTGTAAAAAATAAGGAAATAAGCCCGGTCTATTTATTCACCGGCCCAGAACAGTACATCGGTCATATGATGGAAAAAACGCTGATTGGTACTGAGATAGCAAAGGGTCTGGAACCCTTGAATCTAACCACCTACAGTGATAAAAACGTGGATGTGTCGGAACTACTGGCAACCTGTGAAACCTTGCCGATGATGAGTAATAAGCGAATGGTTATCATTCGGGAAGAGGCACAGCTCGATAAAATCACCGATAAAAAAGCTCTGGATCGGATTACCGCTTACCTGGAGAAACCCAGTCCATCGACACTTCTAATTATCTACTGGGAACAGCCGGACAAGCGCAAAAAACTGTACAAAAGTCTAACCAAGGCCGGTTCTCTGGTGGTGTTTGAAAAACTCGATGCCAGTGATTTGACAGCCTGGATTACCCGGCGGATTAAAAATGCCGGAAAAAAAATCAGCCGTTCCGAATTGGAACTTTTTATGCAGCGGTCGATGTATTTAATGAACGAGAAAAAAACCATGGAAATGGTGGATAATGAACTCAACAGCCTGATTGATTATACTGGGGACCGCAATGAGATAACCAGGGAAGACATTTTGTTGATTCTACCCCAGTCTACTGAAGAGGGGATTTTCAAGCTGATCGACTATGCGGTCAGCGGGCAAAAAGATCAGGCCCTGCTGATGCTCAACCATTTTTATCTTGAAGGGGAATCTCCCTTTGGGGTTTTTAGTCTGCTGCTACGACAAATCCGGATGTTGCTGATGGTCAAAATTTACAACGCCCGGGGACTGTCGGCCAAAGCGGTAGCGACTGAAATGAAACTGGCTCCTTTTATTGTCAACAAGATCTTAAAAAACGGGAAAAATTATCCCATCAATAATTTATGGGAGGTTATGGTGATCGGGGCAGACCTGGATGCCCAGATGAAATTGGGGGAGATTGATCAAAATTTTGCCCTGGAATTGTTTTTGATGAAGATCAGATAA
- a CDS encoding DNA internalization-related competence protein ComEC/Rec2 — translation MKRPLLWGFITLSMGIAGVYYHLPPWVMLGFIGFLAGVPFFLKNIKIAQMVFVLGLFGAGVILGYGAFPESDALETFYEKDVSLIGIVTDYPIRFENRLTINLTTKELVTTAEKNNRLEDAKGIRATLYYQADANATDENEALATATDQQLNLVPGDVLLLQGKLSKPAGKRNPGGFDYGLYLKSRSIDGLLTIKPDNLLHVGQETTVFYQILGIKRALENQLEVSFSQDVSDLLKGVVFGEKNINENLTKRFQDAGVTHVLSVSGLHVGYVFLALSLLLIMAKIKKRYWIIFLTPVLLCYIAITGFAPSVIRASIMLLCLTWGQGIHRERDALNQLSLAGLVILGIWPAQLFQAGFQLSMGAVLGIILFYRPLLYLYEKWRNKKRVHNKIKSGPVVQGLVLTFCATVGTMPILLYHFKSFTLISFLSNLLVVPLIGVFLLAGMGFLMIISIVPVLAPVLSLPVAFLGESIIVVLDGINDLGKVANILWINRGGLSLAETGLFLLLVFLISGYFYLRQPYVRNTVMSLGLVLALIVMATSLFPKNLVVTVLDVGQGDSILIETPGGLNYLVDGGGYLFERSNRVSDQVLYPALYSKNIRALDAIFLTHNHVDHSQGVEELVFDGYPVKNLFMSIHTNNEALLDQQLAPVSLLKEGSVIEGSDGVTIKVYNPEGTIIPKEDEQQNNASLVMSVSYQKFNLLLCGDIEAEVEEKLAKEFRALSSQQDFQIIKIPHHGSKTSSSLAFLQAVDPEIAVISVGANNFFNHPSDVVMDRLAAQEMMTLRTDERGAVEITSNGEFIRINHYVN, via the coding sequence ATGAAGCGACCGTTATTATGGGGATTTATTACCCTAAGTATGGGTATTGCCGGAGTTTATTATCATTTACCGCCTTGGGTGATGCTTGGTTTCATCGGCTTTCTGGCAGGAGTGCCGTTCTTTCTCAAAAATATCAAAATCGCCCAGATGGTATTCGTCCTTGGGTTATTCGGGGCAGGTGTTATTTTGGGCTACGGAGCCTTTCCGGAGTCGGATGCGTTGGAAACCTTCTATGAAAAAGACGTTTCGCTTATCGGGATAGTCACCGATTATCCGATTCGCTTTGAAAATCGCTTAACCATCAATCTAACGACTAAAGAACTGGTCACGACTGCAGAGAAGAACAATCGTCTTGAGGACGCAAAGGGGATCCGAGCAACGCTCTACTATCAGGCAGATGCGAACGCGACCGACGAGAATGAAGCGTTAGCGACTGCCACAGATCAGCAATTAAACCTTGTACCTGGTGATGTGCTGTTATTACAGGGTAAACTGTCAAAGCCGGCCGGAAAAAGAAATCCTGGCGGTTTTGATTATGGCCTGTATCTAAAATCCCGGTCTATTGACGGGTTGCTGACGATCAAACCCGACAATCTTTTACACGTCGGTCAGGAAACGACAGTATTCTACCAGATATTGGGTATTAAAAGAGCCTTGGAAAATCAATTGGAGGTCAGCTTTTCACAGGATGTGTCAGATTTGCTCAAGGGTGTGGTTTTTGGTGAAAAAAATATCAATGAGAATCTGACGAAGCGCTTTCAAGATGCCGGCGTCACCCATGTTTTATCGGTTTCTGGACTCCATGTGGGGTATGTGTTCCTGGCGCTGTCCTTGCTGCTGATAATGGCAAAGATAAAAAAGCGTTATTGGATCATTTTTCTGACCCCGGTTTTACTGTGTTACATTGCCATCACCGGGTTCGCACCATCGGTGATCCGGGCGTCGATTATGCTCCTGTGCCTGACTTGGGGACAGGGAATTCATCGGGAACGGGATGCCTTGAATCAACTTAGTTTGGCCGGACTGGTGATTTTAGGGATCTGGCCGGCACAACTATTTCAAGCCGGTTTTCAACTATCGATGGGTGCGGTACTCGGGATTATCCTGTTTTATCGTCCATTACTGTATTTGTATGAGAAATGGCGTAATAAAAAGCGGGTGCACAATAAAATAAAATCCGGCCCGGTGGTTCAGGGCCTGGTCTTGACTTTTTGTGCCACAGTGGGCACAATGCCGATTCTTTTATACCATTTTAAGAGCTTTACATTGATAAGTTTCTTATCTAATTTGCTGGTAGTCCCCTTGATTGGCGTATTTTTGCTAGCCGGGATGGGTTTTCTGATGATCATTTCGATCGTGCCCGTTTTAGCTCCTGTTTTGTCCCTACCGGTGGCATTCTTAGGGGAGTCTATTATTGTCGTGCTGGATGGAATCAATGATCTGGGAAAGGTTGCAAATATTTTGTGGATAAACCGTGGCGGATTATCCCTGGCTGAAACGGGACTGTTTTTACTGCTGGTCTTTCTGATTTCAGGCTATTTTTATCTCCGCCAGCCTTATGTTCGAAACACGGTAATGAGTTTGGGACTAGTGCTGGCGCTAATAGTGATGGCAACGTCGCTGTTTCCCAAAAATCTGGTAGTAACGGTTCTTGATGTCGGTCAGGGTGACAGTATTTTGATTGAGACCCCGGGCGGGCTGAACTATCTGGTCGATGGCGGCGGCTATCTCTTTGAACGATCCAATCGGGTTTCAGATCAGGTGCTGTATCCCGCCTTGTATTCAAAAAACATCCGAGCTCTGGATGCCATCTTTTTAACTCACAACCATGTGGATCATAGTCAGGGGGTTGAGGAACTGGTCTTTGATGGTTATCCGGTTAAAAATTTATTTATGAGTATTCATACGAATAATGAAGCGCTTCTTGATCAGCAGTTGGCTCCGGTTTCTTTGTTAAAAGAGGGATCAGTCATTGAAGGGAGTGACGGTGTGACCATTAAGGTATATAATCCCGAAGGGACAATCATCCCCAAAGAGGACGAACAACAGAATAATGCCTCGCTGGTGATGTCAGTTTCCTATCAAAAGTTCAATCTGCTTTTATGTGGCGATATTGAAGCCGAGGTTGAAGAAAAACTGGCAAAAGAATTTCGTGCCCTTAGCAGTCAACAAGATTTTCAAATCATCAAAATTCCTCATCATGGTAGCAAAACTTCATCCAGTCTGGCATTTCTTCAGGCGGTTGATCCGGAAATAGCAGTGATTTCGGTCGGGGCTAATAATTTTTTTAACCATCCCAGCGATGTGGTAATGGATCGTTTAGCCGCGCAAGAAATGATGACACTGCGAACCGATGAAAGAGGCGCTGTGGAAATTACCAGCAACGGAGAATTTATCCGTATCAATCACTATGTGAATTAA
- a CDS encoding alpha/beta hydrolase, which yields MINLTTNRFYASDEVKLTYYETPCPANPKGVVVIVHGMAEHARRYHEFMDFLYCHSYLAVIHDQRGHGQTGIDSGNPGFFDSSNGWKRVVADVREISGMLKEIYPDLPLFIVGHSMGSVVTRTAVIDHAELYDGAVIIGTTIGINRFMRKTASLIARWEIRKKGEKTPSKLLSDLSFGSYNKKFKPNRTEYDWISMNKNNVDAYIEDPLCGFTCSAGFYRDLFYGIDYSAKASNLKKIPSDFPFLFLAGRDDPVGGMGKEVVHITRKLKNAGALEVNLILYPLMRHEILNEDKRDLVYRDVLRFLNA from the coding sequence ATGATTAATTTAACAACCAATCGTTTTTATGCCTCCGATGAAGTGAAGCTGACTTATTATGAAACACCCTGCCCTGCCAACCCAAAGGGTGTCGTTGTGATTGTTCATGGCATGGCCGAACATGCCAGACGCTATCATGAATTTATGGACTTTTTATATTGCCACTCCTACCTGGCTGTCATTCACGATCAGCGAGGGCATGGTCAAACTGGCATAGATTCTGGCAATCCCGGTTTTTTTGACAGCAGTAATGGCTGGAAACGCGTTGTCGCAGATGTTAGAGAGATCTCCGGCATGCTTAAAGAGATCTACCCGGATCTACCCTTGTTTATCGTCGGACACAGCATGGGTTCAGTGGTAACCCGAACAGCTGTCATCGATCACGCCGAACTCTATGACGGGGCTGTTATTATTGGCACCACCATCGGCATCAACAGATTTATGCGTAAAACGGCCAGCCTTATTGCCCGCTGGGAGATCCGAAAAAAGGGTGAGAAAACACCTTCTAAACTGCTTTCTGATCTTTCCTTTGGCAGCTACAATAAAAAATTCAAACCCAACCGCACCGAATACGATTGGATTTCCATGAACAAAAACAATGTCGATGCCTATATCGAGGATCCTCTTTGTGGATTTACCTGCAGTGCCGGATTTTACCGCGATTTATTTTATGGTATTGACTACTCAGCAAAGGCGTCCAACCTTAAAAAAATCCCCAGCGATTTCCCCTTCCTTTTTTTAGCTGGTCGGGATGACCCTGTCGGGGGGATGGGCAAAGAAGTGGTTCATATCACCCGAAAATTAAAAAATGCTGGCGCTTTAGAGGTTAATCTCATTCTCTATCCACTGATGCGACATGAAATTCTTAATGAAGATAAACGAGATCTTGTCTATCGGGACGTACTACGATTTTTGAATGCCTAA
- a CDS encoding putative manganese-dependent inorganic diphosphatase: MTHKVYVFGHRNPDTDSICSAIAYAHLKQTLGHPQVFPARLGPINKETQFVLDTFGADLPELIKDVKPQVSDLVLTDFSMANEKDSVSKTMGQIIDHPGRSLPVVSDDNKLIGMVSLSDIIPAYTDAFSKSLLRDSETPLKNIIELLSARVYGSIKSELVHGDVYTITEIKAGQTLGSEDILVTVEQDIYLNRALSTGAGIIIVSNASPEFDMPISNDYQGTILTVAFGPFEVIRLLCQGIPIKKYYQKNNLEYFMTYETIDDVKKNILTSDHDRFPVVDEDGKVISTISRSNLIDFSRKKVILVDHNERNQSIIGVEEAEIIEVIDHHRVAEIQTATPLYLRIEPVGCTATIVAKMYHENKIPIPRVMAGLMLSAIISDTLLFNSPTCTKEDRTIARKLGKMLAIDVKSYGEKMLVAGSNLKEMHPFEILSTDRKLFTMGSYKIGVSQINTGDFRGIFNKLDGVLLEMNKLCEEEHLDLTLLMVTDIILGGTELIIAGDAKNLAQLAFGFQPGEFSKYMNGVFSRKKQIVPPLMNASAY; encoded by the coding sequence ATGACCCATAAAGTATATGTCTTCGGGCACCGCAATCCAGATACCGATTCCATCTGTTCTGCCATTGCTTATGCCCACTTAAAACAAACCCTGGGACATCCCCAGGTCTTCCCAGCCCGATTGGGGCCGATCAATAAAGAAACCCAATTTGTTCTGGATACCTTTGGGGCAGATTTGCCCGAATTGATCAAAGATGTCAAGCCCCAGGTTTCCGATCTGGTTCTCACCGATTTTTCGATGGCCAATGAGAAGGACTCCGTCTCCAAAACGATGGGGCAGATCATCGATCATCCCGGCCGCTCCCTGCCAGTGGTCAGCGATGACAACAAACTGATCGGTATGGTTTCCCTGTCAGACATTATTCCAGCTTACACAGATGCTTTTTCAAAATCCCTGCTACGGGACAGCGAAACCCCGCTGAAAAACATTATTGAATTGCTAAGCGCCCGTGTTTACGGATCAATCAAATCCGAATTGGTGCACGGGGATGTGTACACCATCACCGAAATAAAGGCGGGTCAAACCCTGGGAAGCGAGGACATTCTGGTCACCGTTGAGCAGGATATTTATCTAAACCGGGCTTTATCCACCGGTGCTGGCATCATTATTGTTTCAAACGCGTCTCCGGAGTTTGACATGCCAATTTCCAACGACTATCAGGGGACTATTCTAACCGTTGCCTTTGGTCCCTTTGAAGTTATCCGTCTTCTATGTCAGGGAATTCCGATAAAAAAATATTACCAGAAAAATAATCTGGAGTATTTTATGACCTATGAAACCATCGATGATGTCAAAAAAAATATTCTGACCTCTGATCATGATCGCTTCCCGGTAGTAGATGAAGACGGAAAGGTCATTTCAACCATTTCCCGGAGTAACCTGATTGACTTTAGCCGCAAGAAGGTTATTCTGGTAGACCACAATGAGCGGAATCAATCCATTATTGGTGTCGAGGAAGCTGAGATCATTGAAGTCATCGACCACCATCGCGTGGCCGAAATACAAACCGCCACACCTCTCTATCTTCGCATTGAACCGGTTGGCTGTACAGCAACCATCGTTGCAAAAATGTACCATGAAAATAAAATCCCGATCCCTCGTGTGATGGCGGGTCTGATGCTCAGCGCCATTATCTCTGATACGCTACTGTTTAATTCACCCACCTGCACCAAAGAGGATCGGACAATCGCCAGGAAATTGGGTAAAATGCTTGCGATTGACGTTAAAAGCTACGGTGAAAAAATGCTCGTGGCCGGTAGTAATTTAAAAGAAATGCACCCTTTTGAAATCCTATCCACTGACCGGAAACTCTTTACCATGGGGTCCTATAAAATTGGGGTATCTCAAATTAACACTGGGGATTTCCGGGGAATATTTAATAAATTGGATGGGGTTCTACTGGAAATGAATAAATTGTGTGAGGAAGAACACCTGGATCTGACCCTTTTAATGGTCACCGACATTATCTTAGGAGGAACCGAGTTGATCATCGCCGGGGACGCTAAAAATCTTGCTCAGCTGGCGTTCGGTTTCCAACCCGGGGAATTCAGTAAATACATGAATGGCGTTTTTTCGAGAAAAAAACAGATCGTTCCGCCATTGATGAACGCCTCAGCTTATTAG
- a CDS encoding FMN-binding protein, with translation MEKELINDPTTGAIMPTKNLETLIDGQYTATTSYYDGRGYAQQLNIFIKNGLITKVNFQEIDRSKTDRLAVDGPDKTWPNLVVTNLSSLYLRLYNELISSQNPDEIDAISGATQTSERYVKLAKKIFAQAKKGDQEPIKIDTLDTYTIITPPDHDGYQGVLEATFNGSTLTALNYDEIITEDGKSKRKSTDSPENADFNALFDTITQTAVNNQSLESAFPANDAIHEKAKYEECLRLLREARSPF, from the coding sequence GTGGAAAAAGAACTGATTAACGATCCCACAACCGGTGCAATTATGCCTACTAAAAATTTAGAAACCCTGATCGACGGCCAGTATACAGCCACGACAAGCTACTATGATGGTAGAGGTTACGCTCAACAATTAAATATTTTCATCAAGAACGGCCTCATTACCAAGGTGAATTTTCAAGAAATTGATCGAAGTAAAACTGATCGCTTGGCTGTGGATGGCCCCGATAAAACCTGGCCAAATTTAGTTGTAACGAATTTAAGTAGCCTTTACCTCCGGCTTTATAACGAACTGATCTCTTCTCAAAACCCTGATGAAATAGATGCTATCTCTGGGGCGACCCAAACATCTGAACGCTATGTAAAATTAGCAAAGAAAATTTTTGCTCAAGCTAAAAAAGGTGATCAAGAACCAATAAAAATTGATACCCTTGATACCTACACGATCATCACCCCACCCGATCATGATGGCTATCAAGGGGTCCTTGAAGCCACTTTTAATGGTTCAACTTTGACTGCTCTTAATTACGATGAAATTATAACCGAAGACGGAAAATCAAAACGCAAATCAACTGATTCTCCGGAAAACGCAGATTTTAATGCTTTATTTGACACAATAACTCAAACAGCAGTCAATAATCAATCCCTGGAATCAGCATTTCCTGCCAATGATGCAATCCATGAGAAAGCCAAATACGAGGAGTGTCTGCGACTACTAAGAGAAGCGAGATCGCCCTTTTGA
- a CDS encoding helix-turn-helix domain-containing protein: MENNTFGTRLKALRISKRLTQENFANLFYLNKSSISKYEKDKNLPENQLLIKIADFFEVSVDYLLCRTDQPKLLPSNPKPMTCEEFLKSYVFSNEEVDSFSSYFSFPESYKQEVLDFINFKSSSGK, translated from the coding sequence ATGGAAAATAATACTTTTGGTACTCGATTAAAGGCGTTGCGAATTTCTAAACGACTTACTCAGGAAAATTTTGCCAATCTTTTCTATCTTAACAAAAGCTCTATCTCTAAATATGAAAAAGATAAGAATTTACCGGAAAACCAATTACTGATTAAGATCGCTGATTTTTTTGAAGTTTCTGTTGACTATTTATTATGCAGAACCGACCAGCCAAAACTTTTACCAAGCAATCCCAAACCGATGACCTGTGAAGAATTTTTAAAATCTTACGTGTTTTCCAACGAAGAAGTTGATTCTTTTTCTTCTTACTTCTCTTTCCCTGAAAGCTACAAGCAGGAAGTTCTTGATTTTATTAATTTTAAGAGTTCCAGCGGGAAGTAA
- a CDS encoding redox-sensing transcriptional repressor Rex: MHRFSKKVSMTVVKRLPKYYQYLSDLQLNDIEKISSRELASLMGLTASQIRQDLNSFGGYGQQGYGYNVGELKEAIKEILGLDSEYNCIIIGAGNMGHAIANYERFRREGVILKGVFDVDPLMVGTVVGSVVVKHMEELGAFVKSNEIDIAILCVPREVGQKVAAQVTELGVKGILNFSPLDLDVPSDVVVENVNITDSLFTLTYLLGE; encoded by the coding sequence ATGCATCGCTTCTCAAAAAAAGTTTCTATGACCGTTGTTAAACGGTTGCCAAAGTATTACCAATATTTAAGTGATTTACAGCTCAATGATATCGAAAAAATATCATCCCGAGAACTAGCAAGTTTAATGGGACTGACAGCTTCTCAAATCAGGCAGGATTTAAATTCCTTCGGAGGTTATGGTCAGCAAGGTTATGGCTATAACGTGGGAGAATTAAAGGAAGCGATCAAGGAGATTCTTGGTCTTGATAGTGAATATAACTGCATTATTATCGGTGCTGGAAATATGGGTCATGCCATAGCCAATTATGAACGCTTCAGGCGGGAAGGTGTCATCCTAAAGGGCGTCTTTGATGTTGATCCACTCATGGTTGGGACTGTCGTTGGTAGTGTGGTTGTAAAACATATGGAAGAACTGGGTGCTTTTGTTAAGTCCAATGAAATCGATATTGCTATTTTGTGCGTACCCCGGGAGGTGGGCCAGAAGGTGGCGGCTCAGGTAACCGAATTAGGGGTGAAAGGGATTCTTAATTTTAGTCCATTGGATTTGGATGTCCCCAGTGATGTTGTTGTCGAAAATGTAAATATTACAGATAGTTTGTTTACCTTAACCTATCTGCTGGGCGAGTAA